Below is a genomic region from Campylobacter concisus ATCC 51562.
TTAACTGCTGAAGCCTCTCGCGTTTTGAGCCTATCTGAGTGATCTGGATGCCAAAGTTTCCATCGATTATGACAACTTCGCCAAGGGCTATTACCTTATCGCCGATCAAAATTTCAAGCGGATCGTTTGCTAATTGATTTAGCTCAATAACTGAGCCAATATCCATGGTAAGTACATCTTTTAAGAGCATTCTTTTTGAGCCGATACGAACACGAATAGGCAGCCTAACATCCATTATAAGCCCAATATTTCTCATCTCTTCAGCGCTAAATTCACCTTTAGTTACATGAGGAGTACTTGCTGCAGGTGCAGCTGGTGCTTCAGTCTTTGTTGGCTCAAAAAATTTCATTAACGAATGATCGCAAGCAAAACCGATATGCTCACTTAGATCTTCGATTTTGACATTAAATAAAAATAGCTTTTCATAAACACTAAAATCAAGCGAAGAATTTTCATCTAAAAAATTTACATTTATTACTTCAAAATTTATCTTTGGCATACCCTTTTGAGCACCCAAAGATGTACTAAAAGCACTAAAAAGATTTGAAAATATCTCTTTTGCAGCGTCAAGCTCATCACTACCTAAATTTTCATTCTTTGAAATTTCCTCTTCGCCCATCATCCATTCGCTAATGGCACTTATTAAAACCGGAGTGCATACTATCTCTGTTTTAGCATTGATGTCGCCACTTAAAGAGATATTGGCCATCACTACTGGTGGCTTTATGCCATTTTGCGTTGGTGCATCAAATTCATTTCTTTCACCAACTTCTGGAGCTCTGCCCGTAAGTCCTTCGATAGTAGCTTTTAATTCATTAGAAAATATATTAAAAAAATCATTCATCA
It encodes:
- the fliY gene encoding flagellar motor switch protein FliY; the protein is MMNDFFNIFSNELKATIEGLTGRAPEVGERNEFDAPTQNGIKPPVVMANISLSGDINAKTEIVCTPVLISAISEWMMGEEEISKNENLGSDELDAAKEIFSNLFSAFSTSLGAQKGMPKINFEVINVNFLDENSSLDFSVYEKLFLFNVKIEDLSEHIGFACDHSLMKFFEPTKTEAPAAPAASTPHVTKGEFSAEEMRNIGLIMDVRLPIRVRIGSKRMLLKDVLTMDIGSVIELNQLANDPLEILIGDKVIALGEVVIIDGNFGIQITQIGSKRERLQQLK